One genomic region from Thermoleptolyngbya sichuanensis A183 encodes:
- a CDS encoding PAS domain S-box protein — translation MPEQIYQASEWETLQQRNQELEQKLQHLTQANRALIQEVEQLRQAEVRHRQVEASLQQYANEIADLYNQVPCGYHSIDPDGMIIQINDTELAWLGYRREQVVGKMHVTQLLTPEGIAHFKAGFEEFKQRGEAKDVEFDLVCADGSILPVLLNSTAIYDADGNYVMSRSTSVDIRDRKQSEVQLRKAKAALESVVRERTLELQATVLQLRREQEFTQVVVENVSDGVVACDAEGRLKLFNRAAREWHGCDPREVPPELWATLYDLYEADGITPLATERIPLLRAFQGESVRQAGMAIAAQGQETRYILASGDPLFDAAGQKIGAVVAMHDITERRKSEAALRQSEAQLRQRTQELEAALKELQRTQSQLVQSEKMSSLGQLVAGVAHEINNPVNFIYGNLAHANAYIQDLLNLVWLYQQHYPNPVPAVQQEIQHVDLDFLLADLPKLLSSMRVGAERIQKIVASLRTFSRMDEAECKAVDIHEGIDSTLMILQNCLKAKGDRPEIQVNKHYGILPLVECYAGQLNQVFMNILANAIDALEESYALGRWNPNMLPSLGDRPIDSPSGPMITIQTEQVSPSSIAIRIVDNGIGMSAAVQQRLFDPFFTTKPVGKGTGMGLSISYQIITERHQGTLRCCSEVGQGTEFMIQIPVIQIPVSQ, via the coding sequence ATGCCTGAACAAATTTATCAAGCCTCGGAGTGGGAAACCTTGCAGCAGCGGAATCAAGAGCTAGAGCAGAAGCTGCAACACCTGACGCAAGCCAATCGTGCCCTCATCCAGGAGGTTGAGCAACTCAGGCAGGCGGAAGTACGCCATCGGCAGGTCGAAGCGTCCCTCCAGCAATACGCCAATGAAATTGCCGATTTGTACAATCAAGTGCCCTGCGGCTATCACTCGATCGATCCAGACGGCATGATTATCCAGATCAACGACACAGAACTGGCGTGGCTGGGCTATCGCCGCGAGCAGGTTGTGGGTAAGATGCATGTCACCCAGTTGCTAACGCCAGAGGGGATTGCCCATTTTAAGGCGGGGTTTGAGGAGTTTAAGCAGCGGGGCGAAGCGAAAGATGTGGAGTTTGACCTGGTGTGTGCCGATGGCTCTATCTTACCTGTGCTATTGAATAGCACTGCAATCTATGACGCAGACGGCAACTACGTGATGAGCCGCTCTACGAGTGTGGATATCCGCGATCGCAAACAGTCTGAGGTGCAGTTGCGGAAGGCAAAAGCTGCGCTGGAATCAGTCGTCAGGGAACGCACACTGGAACTTCAGGCGACGGTGCTGCAACTCCGGCGAGAGCAGGAATTTACTCAGGTAGTCGTGGAAAATGTATCGGATGGCGTGGTGGCCTGCGATGCGGAGGGACGGCTGAAGTTGTTTAACCGAGCGGCCCGCGAGTGGCATGGCTGCGACCCGCGAGAGGTGCCGCCGGAACTGTGGGCGACGCTGTATGACCTGTACGAAGCAGATGGCATTACGCCGCTGGCGACCGAACGGATTCCGCTGCTGCGGGCGTTTCAGGGCGAGTCTGTGCGGCAGGCGGGCATGGCGATCGCCGCTCAGGGTCAGGAAACCCGCTACATTCTAGCCAGCGGCGATCCGCTGTTTGACGCGGCAGGGCAAAAAATTGGCGCAGTGGTGGCGATGCATGACATCACGGAGCGTCGGAAGTCAGAAGCCGCGCTGCGCCAGTCGGAAGCCCAACTGAGACAGCGAACCCAGGAGCTAGAAGCAGCGCTGAAAGAGCTACAGCGGACCCAATCGCAACTGGTGCAGAGCGAAAAAATGTCTTCCCTGGGGCAACTGGTGGCAGGCGTGGCCCATGAGATTAATAACCCCGTGAATTTTATCTACGGCAACCTGGCCCATGCCAACGCCTATATACAGGATTTGCTGAACTTGGTTTGGCTCTATCAGCAACACTATCCCAACCCGGTGCCTGCGGTTCAGCAAGAGATTCAGCACGTCGATTTAGATTTCTTACTCGCAGATTTGCCCAAGCTGCTGTCGTCGATGCGGGTGGGGGCCGAGCGGATTCAGAAGATTGTGGCTTCGCTGCGGACGTTTTCCCGCATGGACGAGGCAGAGTGCAAGGCGGTGGATATTCACGAAGGCATCGACAGCACGCTGATGATTCTGCAAAATTGCCTGAAGGCCAAGGGCGATCGCCCAGAAATTCAGGTCAATAAGCACTATGGCATCTTACCTTTGGTGGAATGCTACGCCGGTCAACTGAATCAGGTGTTTATGAACATTCTGGCGAATGCCATCGATGCGCTAGAGGAATCCTACGCGCTCGGCCGCTGGAACCCAAACATGCTGCCAAGCTTGGGCGATCGCCCCATAGACTCTCCCAGTGGGCCGATGATCACGATCCAGACTGAGCAGGTTAGCCCCAGTTCGATTGCGATTCGCATTGTCGACAACGGCATCGGCATGTCTGCTGCCGTCCAACAGCGCCTATTCGATCCGTTCTTTACCACCAAACCCGTCGGCAAGGGGACGGGCATGGGCCTCTCGATTAGCTACCAAATCATCACAGAGCGGCATCAGGGTACGCTACGTTGCTGCTCAGAAGTGGGCCAGGGCACTGAGTTTATGATTCAGATTCCGGTGATTCAGATTCCGGTGAGTCAGTAA
- a CDS encoding Uma2 family endonuclease codes for MTAERLIKIPPLESGDRLTRDEFERRYRAMPNLKKAELIEGVVYVASPLRAEAHGKPHGDIMGWLWTYKAATPGIELYDNPTVRLDADNEPQPDAILRLKEGGGSWINEEDYIEGSPELVVEVAASSASYDLHDKLRVYRRNGIREYMVWRTYSQQIDWFCLEAGEYRSLAANASGILCSQEFPGLWLASEALLSGDLSLVLQVLQAGISSPEHQAFLSALR; via the coding sequence ATGACGGCGGAACGACTCATCAAAATTCCTCCTTTAGAGAGCGGCGATCGCCTGACCCGTGATGAGTTCGAGCGGCGCTATCGGGCCATGCCCAACCTCAAAAAAGCTGAACTGATTGAAGGAGTGGTTTACGTGGCATCCCCGTTGCGTGCCGAAGCTCACGGCAAGCCGCACGGCGACATCATGGGCTGGCTGTGGACGTATAAAGCCGCTACTCCGGGCATTGAGCTTTACGATAATCCCACGGTGCGCCTAGATGCAGACAACGAACCTCAGCCTGATGCGATATTGCGGCTCAAGGAAGGGGGAGGCTCCTGGATTAATGAAGAGGACTATATCGAAGGTTCCCCCGAATTAGTTGTTGAAGTTGCCGCCAGTAGCGCATCCTACGACTTACACGACAAGCTTCGAGTCTATCGCCGCAATGGGATTCGAGAGTACATGGTCTGGCGCACCTACAGCCAGCAGATTGATTGGTTCTGCCTGGAGGCTGGAGAATATCGATCGCTCGCCGCGAATGCGTCGGGTATTCTGTGCAGTCAGGAGTTTCCGGGCCTGTGGTTAGCAAGCGAAGCCCTGCTCTCTGGCGATCTCAGCTTGGTGCTGCAGGTTCTTCAAGCTGGCATTAGCAGCCCAGAACACCAGGCGTTTTTGAGTGCGCTTCGTTAA
- a CDS encoding cation:proton antiporter domain-containing protein produces MMLTRLHIQGLPVVLQPALVAFIFRPITDPVAVFLVIIAIMLVSPLVFERIRLPGIVGLILAGLIVGPYGLNILERDSTIVLLGTVGLLFLMFMAGLETSLDDLKTNARGAISFGLATFLIPMLMGTVAMLLLGYSFLAAILVASCFASHTLLSLPIASKLGIMRTQTVTITLGGTLITNVLALLVLAVVVKAHQGDLTLSFWLFLIPSLAIYTFATLWGVPRIGRWFFQRFGHDEGAEFTFVVAALFLVSYVARLIEIEPIIGAFLAGVAIAPLIPQFSPLMNRIQFIGNSLFVPFFLISVGMLVNPLILLQEPKSIAVAAVMVGVAIVAKYLPAWMTSKWFRLSTPSMMVMFGLSVAQAASTLAAITVAYNIELVDQPTVNGTIMMILVTCIASPWITSRWGDRIPLASDTATEPASTLVADSQKELKTVPLRVLVPVANPDTEANLLQLALILVCSTEGTLLPLHVLPDSQDWLTAADRSQQAMLLGAAETLANAAAAEVEPIGRIDDSIDRGILRTAQEREANLIVCGWKGFSTYRDHLFGSVIDNVVRRAGIPVLVTRLMQPMNTVKRVLLVVTAEDFASPQFADALALVKGLATGLKATFVLGLAMSDEAIATNQLDSLKSELKDSVYPLHGDIVRSLSYILDPNDLLILLHETRSYAPYAFGQPTLGVTPEAIARQYRAVSMAIVNLPSS; encoded by the coding sequence ATGATGCTGACACGTTTGCACATCCAAGGGTTGCCTGTGGTTCTTCAACCTGCCCTCGTGGCGTTCATTTTCCGGCCGATTACCGACCCAGTGGCAGTGTTTTTGGTGATCATCGCCATCATGCTGGTGTCGCCGCTGGTGTTTGAGCGGATTCGACTGCCGGGGATTGTGGGGCTGATTTTGGCTGGGCTGATTGTGGGGCCCTACGGGCTGAACATTTTGGAGCGCGACAGCACGATTGTCCTGCTGGGCACGGTGGGGCTGCTGTTTCTCATGTTTATGGCGGGGCTGGAAACCAGCCTGGATGATTTGAAAACCAATGCCAGGGGCGCAATTTCCTTCGGACTGGCCACGTTTCTGATTCCCATGCTGATGGGCACAGTGGCTATGCTGCTGTTGGGCTACTCGTTTTTGGCGGCGATCCTGGTTGCATCGTGCTTCGCGTCGCACACGCTGCTGTCTCTGCCCATTGCTAGCAAGCTAGGCATCATGCGGACGCAGACGGTCACCATTACGCTGGGCGGCACGCTGATTACCAACGTGCTGGCGCTGCTGGTGCTGGCGGTGGTGGTGAAGGCGCACCAGGGCGATTTGACGCTGAGCTTTTGGCTGTTTCTGATTCCGTCGCTGGCAATCTATACCTTCGCAACCCTGTGGGGAGTGCCGCGCATCGGGCGCTGGTTTTTTCAGCGGTTTGGACACGACGAAGGGGCCGAATTTACCTTTGTGGTGGCGGCGCTGTTTTTAGTGTCCTACGTGGCGCGGCTGATCGAGATTGAGCCGATTATTGGCGCGTTTTTGGCGGGCGTGGCGATCGCCCCCCTGATCCCCCAGTTCAGCCCGCTGATGAATCGGATTCAGTTCATCGGCAACAGCCTGTTTGTGCCGTTTTTTCTGATTTCGGTGGGGATGTTGGTGAACCCGCTGATTCTGCTTCAGGAACCCAAGTCGATTGCGGTGGCGGCGGTGATGGTGGGCGTGGCAATTGTGGCAAAGTATCTACCCGCCTGGATGACGAGCAAGTGGTTTCGCCTCAGCACCCCCAGCATGATGGTCATGTTTGGGCTGTCGGTGGCGCAGGCGGCTTCCACCCTGGCGGCGATCACTGTTGCCTACAATATCGAACTCGTGGATCAGCCGACCGTGAATGGCACGATCATGATGATTTTGGTGACCTGCATCGCGTCGCCGTGGATTACCTCGCGCTGGGGCGATCGCATCCCCCTTGCCTCCGACACCGCGACCGAACCCGCCTCGACGCTGGTTGCCGATTCGCAAAAAGAACTGAAAACTGTGCCGCTCCGAGTGCTAGTGCCTGTGGCAAATCCCGATACCGAAGCAAACCTGCTGCAACTGGCGCTGATTTTGGTCTGCTCGACGGAGGGGACGCTGCTGCCACTGCACGTCCTGCCCGATTCGCAAGACTGGCTGACAGCGGCAGATCGCAGCCAGCAAGCCATGCTATTGGGCGCGGCCGAAACCCTGGCCAACGCCGCCGCCGCAGAGGTGGAACCGATTGGACGGATCGACGACTCTATCGATCGGGGCATCTTGCGGACGGCGCAGGAGCGGGAGGCAAACCTGATCGTCTGCGGCTGGAAGGGCTTTTCCACCTACCGCGACCACCTGTTTGGCAGCGTGATCGACAACGTGGTGCGGCGGGCGGGCATTCCTGTCTTGGTGACGCGGCTGATGCAGCCGATGAACACGGTAAAGCGGGTGCTGCTGGTGGTGACGGCGGAAGACTTTGCCTCGCCCCAGTTTGCCGACGCGCTGGCGCTGGTGAAGGGGCTGGCGACGGGGCTAAAGGCGACCTTTGTGCTGGGACTGGCGATGTCGGATGAGGCGATCGCCACTAATCAACTCGATTCCCTCAAAAGCGAACTGAAGGATTCGGTCTATCCGCTGCACGGCGACATCGTTCGCAGCCTGTCGTATATCCTCGACCCAAACGATTTGCTGATACTGCTGCACGAAACGCGGTCCTACGCCCCCTACGCCTTCGGCCAGCCGACGCTGGGCGTGACTCCAGAGGCGATCGCCCGCCAATATCGCGCCGTCTCAATGGCGATCGTCAACCTGCCTAGCAGCTAA
- the crcB gene encoding fluoride efflux transporter CrcB — protein MSAGSDSLPLTVLLISLGAVLGAWSRYYVTRFCSRRFGLDFPVGTLLVNLSGSLLMGMAAGLFRIRFSLPNLDHLFMVGFFGSYTTFSTYALDVYSLFRRKAIAPALLFWLGSPLAGFLCVELGIVLALWLTRGISS, from the coding sequence ATGTCTGCTGGATCAGATTCGCTACCGCTAACTGTGCTGCTCATTTCTCTGGGTGCGGTGCTGGGCGCATGGAGCCGCTACTACGTCACCCGGTTTTGCTCCCGGCGGTTTGGGCTGGACTTTCCGGTGGGGACGCTGCTGGTGAACCTGTCTGGGTCGCTGCTGATGGGCATGGCAGCGGGGCTGTTTCGCATTCGCTTTTCGCTGCCCAATCTGGATCACCTGTTTATGGTTGGTTTTTTCGGCTCCTATACGACCTTTTCCACATATGCGCTGGATGTGTATTCCCTGTTCCGACGAAAGGCGATCGCCCCAGCGCTGCTCTTTTGGCTGGGCAGCCCGCTGGCGGGGTTTCTGTGCGTAGAACTGGGCATCGTGCTGGCGCTCTGGCTCACGAGAGGAATTTCCTCCTAA
- the crcB gene encoding fluoride efflux transporter CrcB: MLQNPAFRTPMAIALGAILGALSRHFLSSWISHWVGSDLPIGTLLINLTGCFGMGLLATLFGQRVLGHAPELQLMLTTGFLGSYTTFSSYELDLARLAYQRELAADGLYWGASTLLGFGSLLLGVWVARAIAPPVTLD, from the coding sequence ATGCTGCAAAATCCCGCTTTCCGAACCCCAATGGCGATCGCCCTGGGTGCTATCCTGGGTGCCCTCAGCCGCCATTTCCTCAGCAGTTGGATTTCCCACTGGGTCGGCTCTGACTTGCCCATCGGCACGCTGCTGATAAACCTGACGGGCTGTTTTGGCATGGGGCTATTGGCGACGCTGTTTGGCCAGCGGGTGCTGGGTCATGCGCCCGAACTCCAGCTCATGCTAACGACGGGGTTTCTCGGCTCCTACACTACCTTTTCCAGCTACGAGCTAGACTTGGCACGGCTGGCTTATCAGCGAGAACTGGCAGCCGATGGGCTGTATTGGGGCGCGAGTACCTTGCTGGGGTTTGGCAGCCTGCTGCTGGGGGTGTGGGTTGCTAGGGCGATCGCCCCGCCTGTCACCCTGGATTGA
- a CDS encoding prohibitin family protein — MGAIALFLAFNSFVVINPGQAGVLSILGKAQDGTLLEGIHLKPPFVSQVDIYDVTVQKFEVPAQSSTKDLQYLSASFAINFRLDPMRIVEIRRKQGTLANIVSKVIAPQTQEAFKIAAARRTAEESITQREELRQDFDIALSQRLEKYGIVLLDTSVVDVKFSDEFAHAVEDKQIAEQQAQRAVYIAQQAQQEAQAEINRAKGKAEAQRLLAETLKSAGGQLVLQKEAIEAWREGGAQMPRVLVMGKDAGSVPFLFNLGEPDAESATEPMSSKGAR; from the coding sequence ATGGGGGCGATCGCCCTCTTTTTGGCATTCAATTCCTTTGTGGTGATTAATCCCGGTCAGGCCGGCGTGCTAAGCATTCTCGGCAAGGCCCAGGACGGCACACTGCTAGAGGGCATTCACCTAAAGCCGCCGTTCGTGTCCCAGGTGGATATTTACGATGTCACAGTGCAAAAGTTTGAGGTGCCTGCCCAAAGTTCCACCAAGGATTTGCAGTACCTTTCCGCCAGTTTTGCGATTAACTTCCGGCTTGACCCCATGCGAATTGTAGAGATTCGCCGCAAGCAGGGCACGCTGGCCAACATTGTGTCCAAGGTGATTGCGCCCCAAACCCAGGAAGCCTTCAAAATCGCCGCTGCCCGCCGCACGGCCGAAGAGTCCATTACCCAGCGAGAGGAGTTGAGGCAGGATTTTGACATCGCCCTCAGCCAGCGGCTAGAGAAATATGGCATTGTGCTGCTGGATACCAGCGTGGTGGATGTGAAGTTTTCCGATGAATTTGCCCATGCAGTGGAAGACAAGCAAATTGCCGAACAGCAGGCCCAGCGGGCGGTTTACATTGCCCAACAGGCACAGCAAGAGGCCCAGGCAGAAATCAACCGCGCCAAGGGCAAGGCAGAGGCCCAGCGGCTATTGGCAGAAACGCTGAAAAGCGCAGGCGGGCAACTGGTGCTGCAAAAGGAGGCGATCGAGGCGTGGCGCGAGGGAGGCGCTCAGATGCCTCGCGTGCTGGTGATGGGCAAGGATGCTGGGAGTGTGCCCTTTTTGTTTAATCTGGGAGAGCCGGATGCGGAGTCAGCTACAGAGCCAATGTCCTCGAAGGGCGCTCGATAA
- the recQ gene encoding DNA helicase RecQ, which translates to MPTPEEALKFYFGYDAFRPGQREIVEAAIAQRDQLVIMPTGGGKSICYQLPALLMDGVTIVVSPLIALMQDQVQALQDNGIGAAFLNSSLGPTELRSTEQAVLAGQIKLLYVAPERLMGDRFLPFLERIDAEVGIAAFAIDEAHCLSEWGHDFRPEYRQLKTLRQRYPAVPMTALTATATHRVQEDIVAQLALRDPRIHIASFNRTNLYYEVRPKQRDVYRHLLQLIRQAPGAGIVYCLSRKKVDELAFRLQQDGIEALPYHAGLEDETRAANQTRFIRDDVRVMVATVAFGMGINKPDVRFVIHYDLPRSLENYYQEAGRAGRDGDPAKCTLFFGYGDLNTVEFLIAQKVDPTTGAPLEDEQRIARQQLRRVVDYAEGTECRRKIQLAYFGESFAGQCGNCDNCLHPRPVEDWTIDAQKLLSCIARCKERFGMNHIIDVLRGSRSPKVLQHGHDQLSTYGIGKDRSAEAWKHLGRSLLHQGLMDETTDGYSIPKLNAQSWEVMRGQRTVMIALPARSLDEPAPVGDRFLKQTGPKADSLFERLRQLRKRLADAQNVPPYVVFSDVSLRQMAEKQPHTLREFARISGVGSRKLEQYGETFVTEIRDFCTENDIPLRSPSLGTIPSNSDDDSFDPTLAYAKPPRDRSESRSALRLKSVSRTVFYTLELHQQGLSPAEIAEKRGCGIHTIYNHLDKLLEAGQAVDLGKLVEGDRQAKIERAIEAVGTASLKAIYEHIQNTLGETIDYDSIRLVRAKWRHTNRPDS; encoded by the coding sequence ATGCCCACCCCCGAAGAAGCCCTCAAATTCTACTTCGGTTATGATGCCTTTCGCCCCGGACAGCGGGAGATCGTCGAAGCGGCGATCGCCCAGCGGGATCAGCTTGTAATCATGCCCACAGGCGGCGGCAAGTCGATTTGCTACCAGCTTCCGGCGCTGCTGATGGACGGGGTGACGATCGTCGTGTCGCCGCTGATTGCGCTGATGCAGGATCAGGTTCAGGCATTGCAGGACAACGGCATTGGGGCGGCGTTTTTGAATAGCAGCCTGGGGCCGACGGAGCTGCGATCGACGGAACAGGCCGTGCTGGCGGGCCAGATCAAGCTGCTGTATGTCGCGCCAGAGCGACTGATGGGCGATCGCTTTTTGCCGTTTTTGGAACGCATCGATGCCGAAGTGGGCATTGCCGCCTTTGCCATCGACGAAGCCCACTGCCTGTCGGAATGGGGGCATGACTTTCGTCCTGAATATCGCCAGCTCAAAACCCTGCGCCAGCGCTATCCCGCCGTGCCCATGACAGCGCTGACGGCCACCGCCACCCACCGCGTCCAGGAAGATATCGTTGCTCAGCTTGCCCTGCGCGACCCGCGCATCCACATCGCCAGCTTCAACCGCACGAACCTGTATTACGAAGTGCGTCCCAAGCAGCGCGATGTGTATCGCCACCTGCTGCAACTAATTCGCCAAGCCCCCGGCGCTGGCATTGTCTATTGCCTCAGCCGCAAAAAAGTAGACGAACTCGCCTTCCGACTCCAGCAAGACGGCATTGAGGCGCTGCCCTATCATGCGGGACTGGAGGACGAAACCCGCGCTGCGAATCAAACGCGCTTTATTCGCGACGACGTGCGCGTGATGGTGGCGACGGTCGCCTTTGGCATGGGCATCAACAAGCCCGACGTGCGGTTTGTGATTCACTATGACCTGCCGCGCAGCCTGGAAAACTACTATCAGGAGGCAGGGCGGGCCGGGCGCGATGGCGATCCGGCAAAATGCACGCTGTTCTTCGGCTATGGCGATTTGAACACGGTCGAGTTTCTGATTGCCCAGAAGGTCGATCCAACGACCGGAGCGCCGCTAGAAGACGAGCAGCGCATCGCCCGCCAGCAGTTGCGCCGCGTGGTGGACTATGCCGAAGGGACAGAGTGCCGCCGCAAGATTCAGTTGGCCTACTTTGGCGAAAGCTTTGCAGGGCAGTGCGGCAACTGCGACAACTGCCTGCATCCGCGCCCCGTGGAAGACTGGACCATCGACGCGCAAAAGTTGCTGTCCTGTATTGCCCGCTGCAAAGAGCGTTTTGGCATGAACCACATCATCGACGTGCTGCGCGGCTCTCGCAGCCCAAAAGTGCTACAACATGGGCACGATCAGCTTTCCACCTACGGCATTGGCAAAGACCGCAGCGCCGAAGCCTGGAAACATCTGGGGCGATCGCTCTTGCACCAAGGCTTGATGGACGAAACCACCGATGGCTATTCCATCCCCAAGCTGAATGCCCAAAGTTGGGAGGTGATGCGGGGTCAGCGGACGGTGATGATTGCCCTGCCTGCGCGATCGCTCGATGAACCTGCCCCCGTGGGCGATCGCTTCTTGAAACAAACCGGGCCCAAAGCCGACAGCCTGTTTGAGCGCCTGCGCCAGTTGCGAAAGCGCCTCGCCGACGCGCAAAACGTTCCGCCCTACGTGGTCTTTTCTGATGTCAGCCTGCGGCAAATGGCGGAGAAACAGCCGCACACGCTGCGTGAGTTTGCGCGGATCTCTGGCGTGGGCAGCCGCAAGCTAGAGCAATACGGTGAAACGTTCGTTACCGAAATCCGCGACTTTTGCACAGAGAATGACATTCCCCTGCGATCGCCCAGTCTGGGAACCATCCCCAGCAATTCCGATGATGATTCATTTGATCCTACACTCGCCTATGCCAAACCACCGCGCGATCGTAGTGAATCTCGTTCGGCGCTGCGTCTTAAATCTGTGTCTCGCACTGTGTTCTATACGCTAGAACTGCATCAGCAGGGCTTGTCACCCGCAGAGATTGCCGAAAAGCGCGGCTGCGGCATCCATACGATTTACAACCACCTGGATAAGTTATTAGAAGCGGGGCAGGCGGTGGATCTGGGAAAGCTGGTAGAGGGCGATCGCCAGGCAAAAATTGAACGGGCGATCGAAGCGGTAGGCACTGCGTCGCTCAAGGCGATCTACGAACACATCCAAAACACGCTGGGCGAAACGATTGACTACGACTCTATTCGCCTCGTCCGTGCCAAATGGCGACATACCAATCGCCCAGATAGCTAG